One segment of Sphingomonas telluris DNA contains the following:
- a CDS encoding NADH-quinone oxidoreductase subunit D: protein MNVGALAAGTAEPPEGHDPGDDRTSNYTINFGPQHPAAHGVLRLILELDGEIVERVDPHVGLLHRGTEKLIEYKTYAQALPYFDRLDYCSPMCMEHSFVLAIEKLLGIEIPLRAQYIRVLMAELTRISNHMLNLGSHIMDVGAMTPNLWLFEVREDTLQFYERASGARMHANYFRAGGVRYDLPEKMLVDLGDWLDNRLKLFEDAISLVADNRIFKQRNVDIGVVSKEDAIAWGFSGPMIRAAGIPWDIRRSQPYEVYDRMEFDVPVGTASDCYDRFMVRVEEVRQSARIMRQCLKEMPKGPVGSDNQKVFPPSRSTMKTSMEALIHHFKLYTEGYHVPAGEVYVATESPKGEFGVYLVSDGTNRPYRCKIRPTGFSHLQAMDFMMKGHMLADVTAVLSAIDIVFGEVDR from the coding sequence ATGAATGTCGGCGCTCTCGCCGCCGGCACCGCCGAGCCTCCCGAGGGGCACGATCCGGGTGATGACCGGACCAGCAACTACACGATCAATTTCGGGCCGCAGCACCCGGCCGCGCACGGCGTGCTCCGCCTGATCCTGGAACTCGACGGCGAGATCGTCGAGCGCGTCGACCCGCACGTCGGCCTGCTCCACCGCGGCACCGAGAAGCTGATCGAATACAAAACCTACGCACAGGCGCTGCCCTACTTCGACCGGCTCGATTACTGCTCGCCGATGTGCATGGAGCATAGCTTCGTGCTGGCGATCGAGAAGCTGCTCGGCATCGAGATCCCGCTACGCGCGCAGTACATCCGCGTGCTGATGGCGGAATTGACCCGCATTTCCAATCACATGCTAAACCTCGGCAGCCACATCATGGACGTTGGCGCCATGACGCCAAACCTGTGGCTGTTCGAAGTGCGCGAGGACACGCTCCAGTTCTACGAGCGCGCTTCCGGCGCGCGCATGCACGCCAACTACTTTCGTGCGGGCGGCGTTCGCTACGACCTGCCGGAGAAGATGCTGGTCGACCTCGGCGACTGGCTCGACAACCGTCTGAAGCTGTTCGAAGACGCGATCAGCCTCGTCGCCGACAACCGCATCTTCAAGCAACGCAACGTCGACATTGGCGTGGTCAGCAAGGAAGACGCCATCGCCTGGGGTTTCTCGGGTCCGATGATCCGCGCCGCCGGCATCCCGTGGGACATCCGCCGTTCGCAGCCCTATGAAGTCTACGACCGCATGGAGTTCGACGTTCCGGTCGGCACGGCCAGCGACTGCTACGACCGCTTCATGGTCCGCGTCGAGGAGGTGAGGCAGTCGGCGCGCATCATGCGTCAGTGCCTGAAGGAAATGCCAAAGGGCCCTGTCGGTTCGGACAACCAGAAGGTGTTCCCGCCGAGCCGCTCGACGATGAAGACGTCGATGGAAGCGCTCATCCACCACTTCAAGCTCTACACCGAGGGCTATCACGTCCCCGCGGGTGAGGTTTACGTCGCCACCGAGAGCCCGAAGGGCGAGTTCGGCGTCTATCTCGTCTCCGACGGAACCAACCGCCCGTATCGCTGTAAGATCCGGCCGACAGGCTTCTCGCACTTGCAGGCGATGGACTTCATGATGAAGGGTCACATGCTCGCGGACGTCACCGCCGTTCTCTCCGCCATCGACATCGTGTTCGGGGAGGTGGACCGGTGA
- the ndhC gene encoding NADH-quinone oxidoreductase subunit A — protein sequence MSSVAAGYLPILLFLGIALALSSAFVVLPMLVSRLTGAHKPDPAKLAEYECGFPAFEDARAQFDVRFYLVAILFIVFDLEAAFLFPWAVSLDFTRMSGWIAMMIFLAELGLGLAYAWKKGALEWE from the coding sequence TTGTCCAGCGTTGCTGCCGGATATCTTCCGATCCTGCTCTTCCTCGGCATCGCGCTGGCGCTGTCGAGCGCCTTCGTCGTTCTGCCGATGCTGGTGTCGCGCCTGACCGGTGCGCACAAGCCGGACCCGGCGAAGCTTGCCGAATATGAGTGCGGCTTCCCGGCCTTCGAGGATGCCCGGGCGCAGTTCGACGTCCGCTTCTACCTCGTCGCGATCCTCTTCATCGTCTTCGACCTTGAAGCGGCGTTCCTCTTCCCATGGGCGGTCAGCCTCGACTTCACCCGGATGTCGGGCTGGATCGCCATGATGATCTTCCTTGCGGAACTCGGCCTCGGCCTTGCCTATGCGTGGAAGAAGGGTGCGCTCGAATGGGAGTGA
- the nuoH gene encoding NADH-quinone oxidoreductase subunit NuoH: MSQGVSYEWAWFWSMLIGVLIIALPLMLAVAMIIYADRKIWAAIALRRGPNVVGPWGLLQSFADGLKVFLKETIVPSGANQGLFLIAPIVTFTTALIVWAVIPFDYGVVLANINVGLLYVLAASSLGVYGVIVAGWASNSKYPFFSALRAAAQMVSYEVSIGFVLICVVLYANSFNLTDIVMAQKGHKLFGLLNGYGFNPLLFPMAIVFLISSMAETFRTPFDLVEAESELVAGHQTEYSSMAFALFWLGEYGNVILMCALNAILFWGGWLPPVNWAPLYYIPGILWLFAKICFFFFVFSWVKATVPRYRYDQLMRLGWKIFLPLSILFVVIISGWLMFSRYGGAA; this comes from the coding sequence ATGTCGCAGGGCGTAAGCTACGAATGGGCATGGTTCTGGTCCATGCTCATCGGAGTGCTGATCATTGCACTGCCACTCATGCTGGCGGTCGCGATGATCATCTATGCCGACCGCAAGATCTGGGCCGCGATCGCGCTCCGCCGCGGTCCGAACGTGGTCGGGCCCTGGGGCTTGCTGCAAAGCTTTGCGGACGGCCTGAAGGTCTTCCTCAAGGAAACCATCGTCCCGTCAGGCGCGAACCAGGGCCTCTTCCTGATCGCGCCGATCGTGACGTTCACGACCGCGCTGATCGTGTGGGCGGTGATCCCCTTCGACTACGGCGTGGTGCTCGCCAACATCAACGTGGGACTGCTCTACGTCCTCGCGGCCTCGTCGCTCGGCGTTTACGGCGTGATCGTCGCCGGATGGGCGTCGAACTCGAAATACCCCTTCTTCTCGGCGCTTCGGGCGGCCGCCCAGATGGTGAGCTATGAGGTCTCGATCGGTTTCGTGCTGATCTGCGTCGTCCTCTATGCCAACAGCTTCAATCTGACCGACATCGTGATGGCGCAGAAGGGCCACAAGCTGTTCGGCCTTCTGAACGGCTACGGGTTCAACCCGCTGCTGTTCCCGATGGCGATCGTCTTCCTGATCAGCTCGATGGCCGAGACGTTTCGCACGCCGTTCGACCTGGTCGAGGCGGAGAGCGAGCTCGTTGCCGGTCACCAGACCGAATACAGCTCGATGGCCTTCGCACTTTTCTGGCTTGGCGAGTACGGCAATGTAATCCTGATGTGCGCGCTCAACGCCATCCTGTTCTGGGGTGGCTGGCTTCCGCCGGTGAACTGGGCACCCCTCTACTACATTCCGGGCATTCTCTGGCTGTTCGCCAAGATCTGCTTTTTCTTCTTCGTCTTCAGCTGGGTGAAGGCGACGGTGCCGAGGTACCGTTACGACCAGCTCATGCGGCTCGGCTGGAAGATCTTCCTGCCGCTCAGCATCCTCTTCGTCGTCATCATCTCGGGCTGGCTCATGTTCTCCCGCTACGGAGGCGCGGCATGA
- a CDS encoding complex I 24 kDa subunit family protein, with amino-acid sequence MAGQGGILDDPEVRARWEGFQWTAENARKAKEIVARYPEGRQMSASIPFLDLAQRQVGAETNTQGWLPLPVMEFVARELDMAPIHVLEVATFYTMFNLQPVGRFHVQVCGTTPCMLRGSDDVFKACEARGLRKGHTTEDGLFTLTEVECLGACANAPMVQINDDNFEDLTEESMGAVLDALARGEHPKPGPQIDRQTSCPEGGPTTLKKMAERNYDYRPQWNSATVGEGA; translated from the coding sequence ATGGCCGGTCAGGGCGGAATCCTCGACGATCCGGAAGTCCGCGCACGCTGGGAAGGCTTCCAGTGGACGGCGGAGAATGCGCGCAAGGCGAAGGAAATCGTCGCGCGCTATCCGGAAGGCCGCCAAATGTCGGCTTCTATCCCGTTTCTCGACCTGGCGCAGCGCCAGGTTGGTGCGGAGACGAATACTCAAGGTTGGCTGCCGCTTCCGGTGATGGAATTTGTCGCGCGCGAGCTCGACATGGCGCCGATCCACGTGCTCGAGGTCGCGACCTTCTACACGATGTTCAATTTGCAGCCGGTTGGGCGCTTCCACGTGCAAGTGTGCGGGACCACCCCGTGCATGCTTCGTGGCTCCGACGACGTCTTCAAGGCGTGCGAGGCGCGCGGCCTTCGCAAGGGTCACACGACCGAGGATGGACTGTTCACCCTGACCGAGGTCGAGTGTCTTGGCGCGTGCGCCAATGCGCCGATGGTCCAGATCAACGACGACAATTTCGAGGACCTCACCGAGGAGAGCATGGGCGCGGTGCTCGACGCGCTGGCTCGCGGTGAGCATCCCAAGCCCGGTCCGCAGATCGATCGTCAGACAAGCTGCCCCGAGGGCGGTCCGACGACGCTCAAGAAGATGGCCGAGCGCAACTACGATTATCGGCCGCAGTGGAACTCGGCGACGGTAGGGGAGGGCGCGTAA
- a CDS encoding inositol monophosphatase family protein, protein MVAHSGLITVMQRAARKAAPRLRRDFGEVEQLQVSRKGPADFVSMADKRAEQTILEELRNARPDWGVLAEESGEIEGNPSKPRWVVDPLDGTTNFLHGIPHFSISIAVEEKRPDGRPEITHGLVYQPLTDESFWAEKGRGAWLQDRRLRVSARRDLIDCVIGTGIPHCGRGVPANWAKVYTAVAPEVSGVRRFGSAALDFAWVAAGRMDGFWEDDLDPWDSAAGVLLVREAGGFVSDYRGSDRIFERREYIAAAGSIHSRLQKLIAGALR, encoded by the coding sequence TTGGTAGCCCACTCCGGCCTGATCACCGTCATGCAGCGAGCAGCTCGCAAGGCTGCTCCGCGTCTGCGTCGCGACTTCGGCGAGGTCGAACAACTGCAGGTCAGCCGCAAGGGGCCTGCCGACTTCGTCTCCATGGCTGACAAGCGCGCCGAGCAGACGATCCTCGAAGAGCTGCGCAATGCGCGTCCGGACTGGGGCGTGCTGGCCGAGGAAAGCGGTGAGATTGAGGGAAATCCATCGAAGCCTCGGTGGGTAGTCGACCCACTGGATGGCACGACCAACTTCCTTCACGGCATTCCGCACTTCTCGATCTCGATCGCCGTCGAGGAGAAGCGTCCGGACGGCCGCCCTGAGATCACACACGGGCTGGTTTATCAGCCGCTGACCGACGAGAGCTTTTGGGCGGAGAAGGGCAGGGGCGCTTGGCTCCAGGATCGTCGCCTTCGCGTGTCGGCGCGCCGCGACCTGATCGATTGTGTCATCGGAACGGGAATTCCGCATTGCGGACGCGGCGTCCCTGCAAACTGGGCGAAGGTCTACACCGCCGTGGCGCCCGAGGTTTCGGGCGTCCGCCGCTTCGGTTCCGCCGCGCTCGATTTCGCCTGGGTGGCGGCTGGCCGAATGGACGGGTTCTGGGAAGACGACCTCGATCCATGGGACAGCGCGGCGGGCGTTCTTCTCGTTCGTGAGGCGGGCGGTTTCGTCAGCGATTATCGCGGTTCGGACCGCATCTTCGAGCGCCGTGAATATATCGCGGCGGCAGGTTCCATTCACAGCCGCCTGCAGAAGCTGATTGCCGGAGCGCTCCGCTAG
- the efp gene encoding elongation factor P, producing MKISGVDIRPGNIIEYEGGIWRAVKIQHTQPGKGGAYMQVEMKNLIDGRKTNVRFRSAETVERVRLDTKDFQFLYHDGDMLVFMDKDNYEQVSLAEDLIGEPAAFLQDGMDVVMELYNERPISVQLPDQIEATIVEADAVVKGQTASSSYKPAVLDNGVRVMVPPHIASGTRIVVDTYSREYVRRAD from the coding sequence ATGAAGATCAGCGGCGTGGACATCCGTCCCGGCAACATCATCGAGTACGAGGGCGGCATCTGGCGCGCCGTGAAGATCCAGCACACGCAGCCTGGCAAGGGCGGCGCCTACATGCAGGTCGAGATGAAGAACCTCATCGACGGCCGCAAGACAAACGTGCGCTTCCGCTCCGCCGAGACCGTCGAGCGCGTCCGCCTGGACACCAAGGACTTCCAGTTCCTCTACCATGACGGCGACATGCTCGTGTTCATGGACAAGGATAATTACGAGCAGGTCTCGCTTGCCGAAGATTTGATCGGCGAGCCGGCCGCCTTCCTGCAGGACGGCATGGACGTCGTCATGGAACTCTACAACGAGCGTCCGATCAGCGTTCAGCTGCCCGACCAGATCGAAGCGACGATCGTCGAGGCAGACGCCGTCGTGAAGGGCCAAACGGCCTCATCCAGCTACAAGCCGGCGGTTCTCGACAATGGCGTCCGCGTCATGGTCCCGCCGCACATTGCAAGCGGAACCCGTATCGTCGTCGATACGTACTCCCGCGAATATGTCCGCCGCGCCGACTAA
- a CDS encoding NuoB/complex I 20 kDa subunit family protein: MGVMLDPRHDRMPTEEELARLAGLVPGDIDRKKLEELKQSLDEKGFLVTTTEDLFNWARTGSLWWMTFGLACCAVEMIHVNMPRYDLERFGAAPRASPRQSDVMIVAGTLCNKMAPALRRVYDQMSEPRYVISMGSCANGGGYYHYSYSVVRGCDRIVPVDIYVPGCPPTAEALLYGILQLQRKIRREGTIER; the protein is encoded by the coding sequence ATGGGAGTGATGCTCGATCCGCGGCATGACCGCATGCCGACCGAGGAGGAGCTCGCACGCCTGGCGGGCCTGGTTCCGGGCGACATCGACCGAAAGAAGCTCGAAGAGCTTAAGCAGAGCCTGGACGAAAAGGGCTTCCTGGTCACCACGACCGAAGACCTGTTCAACTGGGCACGTACCGGCTCGCTGTGGTGGATGACATTCGGCCTCGCATGCTGTGCGGTCGAAATGATCCACGTGAACATGCCGCGCTACGACCTCGAGAGGTTCGGCGCCGCTCCGCGCGCCAGCCCGCGCCAGTCGGACGTGATGATCGTCGCGGGAACGCTCTGCAACAAGATGGCTCCCGCGCTTCGGCGGGTTTACGACCAGATGTCCGAGCCGCGCTACGTCATCTCCATGGGTAGCTGCGCCAATGGCGGCGGATACTACCACTACAGCTATTCGGTGGTGCGAGGCTGTGATCGCATCGTGCCGGTCGACATCTACGTGCCGGGCTGTCCGCCGACGGCCGAGGCACTGCTGTACGGAATCCTTCAGCTTCAGCGGAAGATCCGCCGCGAAGGGACGATCGAGCGCTGA
- a CDS encoding NADH-quinone oxidoreductase subunit C, whose translation MAVNLAPHVPKTASDEGVIEAATAALGDLLLDAKDHVGEITLTVRREGLVDALRALRDTPGLEYQQLMEIAGCDYPERPERFEVNYMLLSLTKNRRIRVKVLTDETAPVPSATVLWPVANWLEREVFDLYGVLFTGHPDLRRILTDYGFEGYPLRKDFPLTGHVEYRYSGAEKRVIYEPVQLPQDFRTFDFLMPWQGPEYVLPGDEKAKPEGAGGPTPTPAPAGNPPSNVKTPAETPKTTDTPAQTGGGAPADAQATKEARKPVVAKAKKEVSKDGDVADPKPQPSGRRRPGGGAG comes from the coding sequence ATGGCCGTCAATCTTGCTCCGCATGTCCCCAAGACCGCGTCGGACGAGGGGGTGATCGAGGCGGCGACGGCTGCGCTCGGCGACCTGCTGCTCGACGCGAAGGATCACGTCGGTGAGATCACGCTGACGGTGCGCCGCGAAGGCCTCGTTGATGCGCTTCGCGCGCTGCGTGACACGCCGGGCCTCGAATACCAGCAGCTGATGGAGATCGCCGGCTGCGATTATCCGGAGCGGCCCGAGCGCTTCGAGGTCAATTACATGCTCCTCTCGCTGACGAAGAACCGCCGCATCCGCGTGAAGGTTCTAACCGACGAGACCGCGCCGGTTCCGAGCGCGACCGTGCTGTGGCCTGTTGCAAACTGGCTCGAGCGCGAAGTATTCGATCTCTACGGCGTGCTTTTCACCGGGCACCCGGATCTTCGCCGGATCCTGACGGATTACGGCTTCGAGGGATATCCGCTCCGCAAGGATTTCCCGCTGACCGGCCATGTGGAGTACCGTTACTCCGGGGCAGAGAAGCGCGTCATCTACGAGCCTGTCCAGCTTCCGCAGGATTTCCGTACGTTCGACTTCCTGATGCCCTGGCAGGGGCCGGAATATGTCCTGCCCGGCGACGAGAAGGCGAAGCCGGAGGGTGCCGGCGGTCCTACGCCCACGCCGGCGCCGGCGGGCAATCCGCCGTCGAACGTGAAGACGCCTGCCGAAACGCCGAAGACGACCGACACGCCGGCCCAGACGGGTGGCGGCGCGCCCGCGGATGCGCAGGCGACGAAGGAGGCTCGCAAGCCTGTCGTTGCGAAGGCGAAGAAGGAAGTGAGCAAGGACGGCGACGTGGCCGATCCGAAGCCCCAACCCTCTGGCCGCCGCCGGCCCGGTGGAGGTGCAGGATGA
- a CDS encoding M23 family metallopeptidase — protein MFRIFSTAIVTAILTSAFWIFYFNLGSAPAENGKVEASGDVAVVQPQSGQPVAIAEGVEVGPAGLAIPVQGIKANQLSDTFTQARAGGARIHDAIDIMAAEGTPVIAATDGTVEKLFYSNGGGGNTIYVRSPDQRWTYYYAHLQGYQPGLAEGQQVKRGQLIGRVGHTGNANPEGPHLHFAINRMQPGEKWWQGAPINPYPLLAGKKASG, from the coding sequence ATGTTCAGGATTTTCAGCACTGCGATCGTGACTGCGATCCTGACTAGCGCCTTCTGGATATTCTATTTCAACCTCGGCTCCGCACCCGCTGAGAATGGCAAGGTCGAAGCCTCGGGCGATGTCGCCGTGGTCCAGCCGCAGAGCGGCCAGCCGGTCGCAATCGCTGAAGGCGTCGAGGTCGGGCCGGCGGGGTTGGCGATCCCGGTGCAGGGGATCAAGGCTAACCAGCTCTCGGACACGTTCACCCAGGCGCGCGCGGGTGGCGCCCGGATTCATGACGCCATCGACATCATGGCCGCCGAAGGAACGCCGGTAATCGCCGCAACGGACGGCACAGTGGAGAAGCTCTTCTATTCCAACGGGGGTGGGGGAAATACTATCTACGTCCGCTCGCCAGACCAGCGCTGGACGTATTATTACGCTCACCTGCAGGGCTATCAGCCTGGGCTTGCGGAAGGACAGCAGGTGAAGCGCGGCCAGCTGATCGGTCGCGTCGGCCACACGGGCAACGCCAACCCCGAAGGACCGCACCTGCATTTCGCCATCAACCGCATGCAGCCGGGTGAGAAATGGTGGCAGGGCGCTCCGATCAATCCTTACCCCCTGCTTGCCGGAAAAAAGGCCAGCGGCTAA
- the nuoG gene encoding NADH-quinone oxidoreductase subunit NuoG, producing MPKVTIDGTEIEVPQGATVLQACELGGKEIPRFCYHERLSIAGNCRMCLVEVAPGPPKPQASCALPAADGQTIRTDTPMVKKAREGVMEFLLINHPLDCPICDQGGECDLQDQAMAYGRPFSRFEENKRAIDDKYMGPVIKTAMTRCIQCTRCIRFSEEVAGVPALGMLYRGEDSQITSYLEHAVETEMAGNLADVCPVGALLQRPQSFESRPWELRRVPGIDVMDAVGSNIRFDVRQRQVMRILPRVNDDVNEEWISDKTRHHVDALVRNRLDRPWVRENGKLREASWTEALELFAAKLKSAGASVAAVAGDLLDAETMYAAKKLLQGQGSSLIEGRQTGLTYDVSNLAAVNFNSTIAGIEDADVMLLVGSNPRWEAPLLNTRLRKAVRKGAKVFAVGPEADLGMRVTWLGNDLRMLGKLPKDVAQAFANAQRPAVVVGAGALAANALGAALGLVNSLNLVRDGWNGFNVLHTSASRMAGLILGYAQTGGIADLEAAKPEVVLFLGADEMDPARFAGSFKVYIGHHGDNGARQADLVLPGAAYAEKHGIYVNTEGRVQRSERAAFAPGEAREDWTIFRAVSDLLGSPLPFDRFDQLRAKMIEEYPQLGVAGIIPLEWSPPKLSTKAEGAVVYPVRDFYLTNAITRASPTMHQCSAELIHGRAVQEAAE from the coding sequence ATGCCTAAAGTTACAATCGACGGCACTGAGATCGAGGTTCCGCAGGGCGCGACCGTCCTGCAGGCGTGCGAGCTCGGCGGAAAGGAAATCCCGCGGTTCTGCTATCACGAGCGGCTGTCGATCGCAGGCAACTGCCGCATGTGCCTTGTCGAGGTCGCTCCGGGACCGCCCAAGCCGCAGGCGAGCTGTGCGCTGCCTGCCGCCGACGGCCAGACGATCCGCACCGACACGCCGATGGTGAAGAAGGCTCGCGAAGGGGTGATGGAGTTCCTGCTCATCAACCACCCGCTCGACTGCCCGATCTGCGACCAGGGCGGTGAGTGCGACCTTCAGGATCAGGCGATGGCCTATGGCCGCCCGTTCTCCCGCTTCGAAGAGAACAAGCGCGCCATCGACGACAAGTACATGGGTCCGGTCATCAAGACCGCGATGACGCGCTGCATCCAGTGCACGCGGTGCATCCGCTTCTCGGAAGAAGTGGCCGGCGTTCCGGCGCTCGGCATGCTCTACCGGGGCGAGGACAGCCAGATTACGTCCTACCTCGAGCATGCGGTTGAGACGGAGATGGCGGGCAATCTCGCCGACGTCTGTCCGGTGGGTGCGCTGCTGCAGCGGCCGCAGAGCTTCGAGAGCCGTCCGTGGGAGCTTCGTCGCGTTCCCGGCATCGACGTGATGGACGCGGTGGGTTCGAACATCCGCTTCGACGTCCGCCAGCGCCAGGTCATGCGCATCCTTCCGCGCGTCAACGACGACGTGAACGAGGAGTGGATCAGCGACAAGACGCGCCACCACGTGGACGCGCTGGTTCGGAACCGGCTCGATCGTCCATGGGTCCGTGAGAATGGCAAGCTCCGCGAGGCATCGTGGACCGAAGCGCTCGAGCTCTTCGCGGCCAAGTTGAAGAGCGCCGGCGCCAGTGTCGCAGCTGTCGCTGGCGATCTGCTCGATGCCGAGACGATGTATGCGGCGAAAAAGCTCCTCCAGGGGCAGGGCTCGTCGCTGATCGAGGGGCGGCAGACAGGCCTGACTTACGACGTCTCCAACCTGGCGGCTGTCAACTTCAACTCGACGATCGCCGGCATCGAGGACGCGGACGTCATGCTGCTGGTCGGATCGAACCCGCGCTGGGAAGCCCCGCTGCTCAACACCCGCCTGCGCAAGGCAGTTCGCAAGGGCGCGAAAGTGTTCGCGGTCGGTCCCGAGGCCGATCTCGGCATGCGCGTCACCTGGCTCGGCAACGACCTGAGGATGCTCGGAAAACTTCCAAAGGACGTTGCACAAGCCTTTGCAAATGCTCAGCGACCAGCCGTTGTCGTTGGCGCGGGCGCGCTTGCTGCGAACGCGCTCGGCGCGGCGCTCGGCCTGGTGAACTCCCTGAACCTCGTCCGCGACGGCTGGAATGGCTTCAACGTCCTCCACACCAGCGCATCGCGCATGGCGGGACTTATTCTCGGATACGCGCAGACCGGCGGCATTGCCGATCTCGAGGCCGCGAAGCCGGAAGTCGTGCTCTTCCTCGGCGCCGACGAGATGGACCCGGCGCGCTTTGCTGGCAGCTTCAAAGTCTACATCGGGCACCATGGCGACAATGGCGCGCGGCAGGCGGACCTGGTTCTTCCGGGCGCGGCCTACGCCGAGAAGCATGGCATCTACGTCAACACGGAAGGCCGGGTTCAGCGCAGCGAACGCGCGGCTTTCGCTCCGGGCGAGGCTCGCGAGGACTGGACGATCTTCCGCGCCGTTTCCGACCTGCTCGGGTCACCGCTGCCGTTCGATCGCTTCGATCAGCTTCGCGCGAAGATGATCGAGGAATATCCGCAGCTTGGCGTTGCCGGCATCATTCCCCTGGAATGGTCGCCGCCAAAGCTTTCTACAAAGGCGGAGGGTGCGGTCGTCTACCCGGTCCGCGACTTCTACCTGACGAACGCCATCACTCGAGCCAGCCCGACGATGCACCAGTGCTCGGCGGAGCTGATCCATGGCCGCGCCGTGCAGGAGGCCGCGGAGTGA
- the nuoF gene encoding NADH-quinone oxidoreductase subunit NuoF, whose product MGSVTPISDKDRIFTNLYGFQEPWLKAARQRGDWDDTAKLMQVGQDAIIEEVKASGLRGRGGAGFPTGMKWSFMPKEPKPGKPNFLVINADESEPGSCKDREIIRHDPHKLIEGALIAGFAMRARAGYIYIRGEFIRETEVLRRAVAEAYEAGLLGKNAAGSGYDFDLFVHRGAGAYICGEETAMLESLEGKQGKPRLKPPFPAGAGLYGCPTTVNNVESIAVVPTILRRGAAWFKSFGREKNEGTKLYQISGHVNRPCVVEDTMSISFRELIDLHAGGIRGGWDNLLAVIPGGSSVPLVPAAEIMDAPMDFDGLKAVGSGLGTAAVIVMDKSTDIVRAISRISYFYKHESCGQCTPCREGTGWMWRIMERLRTGDTDVATIDKLLDVTKQVEGHTICALGDAAAWPIQGLIRHFRPELERRIAERTARGMLEAAE is encoded by the coding sequence ATGGGTAGCGTGACCCCGATCTCCGACAAGGACCGGATCTTCACCAACCTCTACGGCTTCCAGGAGCCGTGGCTGAAGGCCGCTCGCCAGCGCGGCGACTGGGACGACACGGCCAAGCTGATGCAGGTCGGCCAAGACGCGATCATCGAGGAAGTGAAGGCCTCGGGCCTTCGCGGCCGGGGCGGCGCCGGCTTCCCCACCGGCATGAAGTGGAGCTTCATGCCCAAGGAGCCGAAGCCAGGTAAGCCGAACTTCCTGGTCATCAACGCGGACGAATCTGAGCCTGGTTCGTGCAAGGACCGCGAGATCATTCGTCACGATCCGCACAAGCTGATCGAAGGCGCGCTGATCGCAGGCTTCGCGATGCGTGCGCGGGCCGGCTACATCTACATCCGCGGCGAATTCATTCGCGAAACCGAAGTGTTACGGCGGGCAGTTGCGGAAGCATATGAAGCTGGCTTGCTCGGCAAGAACGCCGCCGGTTCCGGCTACGACTTCGACCTCTTCGTCCACCGCGGCGCCGGCGCGTACATCTGCGGCGAAGAGACGGCGATGCTAGAAAGCCTAGAGGGCAAGCAGGGCAAACCGCGCCTGAAACCGCCGTTCCCGGCTGGCGCCGGCCTCTACGGATGTCCGACGACCGTCAACAACGTCGAGAGCATCGCGGTTGTCCCGACTATTCTTCGCCGTGGTGCGGCCTGGTTCAAAAGCTTCGGCCGCGAGAAGAACGAAGGCACGAAGCTCTACCAGATCTCCGGCCATGTGAATCGGCCCTGCGTGGTCGAAGACACCATGTCCATCAGCTTCCGTGAGCTCATCGATCTGCACGCAGGCGGCATTCGTGGCGGCTGGGACAACCTTCTCGCCGTGATCCCGGGCGGTTCGTCTGTCCCGTTAGTTCCCGCAGCCGAGATCATGGACGCGCCGATGGACTTCGACGGCCTGAAAGCGGTCGGATCGGGTCTAGGAACCGCGGCCGTGATCGTCATGGACAAGTCGACTGACATCGTCCGCGCGATTTCCCGCATCTCCTACTTTTACAAGCACGAGAGCTGCGGCCAGTGCACGCCGTGCCGCGAAGGGACAGGCTGGATGTGGCGCATCATGGAGCGCCTACGGACCGGCGACACCGATGTCGCCACCATCGACAAGCTGCTCGACGTTACCAAGCAGGTGGAAGGCCACACCATCTGCGCTCTCGGCGACGCCGCCGCGTGGCCGATTCAGGGCCTCATCCGCCACTTCCGTCCCGAGTTGGAGCGTCGCATTGCCGAACGCACTGCCCGCGGCATGCTGGAGGCCGCGGAATGA